The stretch of DNA CCCGTGGGCAGGAGGAGTCCTCGGAGGTCCTTCATTCAGCAGTTCCAGGAGGTCTGGGAAGCCCACGGCCTGGCTGGGGCAGCGTCAACGCCGCCAGGCCGCCATGGTCCTGTGCTGGCTGCTGCTTCTGGTGATGGCTCTGCCCCCAGGCACGACGAGCGTCAAGGACTGCATCTTCTGTGAGCTCACTGACTCCACGCAGTGTCCCGGCACCTCCATGCGCTGTGGCGATGACGAGGACTGCTTCACAGGCCGGGGGGTTGCCCCAGGCACCGGTCCGGTCATCAACAAAGGCTGCCTGCGAGCCACCAGCTGCGGCCGGGCGGAACCCGTCAGCTACAGGGGCGTCACCTACAGCCTCACCACCACCTGCTGCACCGGCCGCCTGTGTAACAGAGCTCTGGGCTCCTCAAGCAGCCAGACGGTGGGGGCCACCACCAGCCTGGCACTGGGGCTGGGTATGCTGCTCCCTCCACGTTTGCTGTGACCAACAGGGAGGACGAGGCCTGGGACTGTTCTCCCAGATCCGCCACTCCTCACGTCCCCGTCTCCTTCTCCCACTAAATGGCCAGAGAGGCCCTGGACAACCTCTTGCGGCCCTGGCTTCATCTCTTCTAAGGCTGTCCACCAGGAGCCCGGTGCTCAGGGAAGCACCCCCAGGCCTGAGTGAGCGGCAGGGGAGCACGGCCTGGGGGTTTGATTGTACTACTCTATTCCACCGGTTCTAAGATGCAGAGCTTCTCACGTTTCAATCATTGCTTCTCTCCATTGGTGGCACCTTAGAGTCCATGAAATacggtaaaaaaaaaatatatatatatatatatctctcataATAAATGACAGCTGATATTCATGGagcattctttgtttttccttttcctttgtttttgtttttttttttttttcctttttgtagcgATA from Rhinopithecus roxellana isolate Shanxi Qingling chromosome 12, ASM756505v1, whole genome shotgun sequence encodes:
- the SPACA4 gene encoding sperm acrosome membrane-associated protein 4; this translates as MVLCWLLLLVMALPPGTTSVKDCIFCELTDSTQCPGTSMRCGDDEDCFTGRGVAPGTGPVINKGCLRATSCGRAEPVSYRGVTYSLTTTCCTGRLCNRALGSSSSQTVGATTSLALGLGMLLPPRLL